AGTAGAATAATATAAGAAAGCAAAAAGTTGCATTTCAAAAGAAAAATAAACACTTTTTAGACTTTTTAAAAAATCGGGGGAAATTACATGAATAAAACAATGAGCGATAAAACCTTTGTTTTGTTATCCATTAATTACATTATTGGTTTTGGTTTTATTGCAACAATTATTGACATAGTTAAATTGGGTTATCTTGGATTATTAGTTATATTCGCGAGTGCATTTATTGCACTTGTTACAACTTTGGTTTTTGCAAGATTATCTAATGAATATAAAGATGAATATGGTGGTTCATTTATCTATGCTCAAAAAACAGGTTTTAAGAAATTTGCGTTTTTCACTGGATGAAATCAGTGAATCCAAATACCGCTATTTTCAGCAGCCGGACCGTTATTTTTAGAGCGTATTGCTAATGTTTTCACTGATGACACAACAATATTATGAATTGTTAGATTAGTGTCAGTTATATTCTTTATTATTTTAATTTTATTCTCAACATATGGGTTTAAGTTTTCGAGATGAGCAATATTGATAACCGCTACTGTTAAATGAGTTATCTTATTATTAGGAATTGGGATTTTAGGTTACTTAACAATTGCAAATAATGGATTTGCAAATAACTTTGCCCAAGCTAAAAACACTAAAATTGATACTTATTTAATTTTCAGCAACATATTATTCTTTATGTTTGCATTTGGTGGTATTGAAACAATACCAAATATTGCTAAAGATGTTAAAACAAACAATATTAAAAGATTGATAATAATAGTATTTTTAGCTATTTTCACATTCTATATTATTGGTTACATTTTATTTTTAGATACAAATTTAGTTCAAATTGATAATAATTTTATTGGTATCTACCGTGTGGTTTTTGGAGCAGCAAGTATCTTTATTTTTGGAGCATATTTATTAACCTACAATATTGCTTCAACATTGACTAGTGCAAATGTTTATTCAAGAAACATTGTAGCGTTAGCAGAGCAAGGTTACTTACCTATGCAACTTGCTAAAACTAACAAAAACAATGAATATAAAAATGCAATTTGATTTAATACTATATTGATCATAATTGCAATGATATTATTTAATATTCTGCCCAATCTTTTTCCAAAGATTAGCCTATTCAAAGAAGTTATTAACCTGGGTACGATCTCGTTCCTATTCCAATATTTAATAGCTTACATCACTGCTTTTATATTAGAACGTCAAAATAAGATTTCTAGAATACCAATTTACGAAAAGATATTATATGTACTATCATCAATGTTAATTATTAGCGTAATATTAGTTTATGAATTACCATTTATTGTTGGTGCAGAATGAACTACTGGAAACACAGTTTCAATTGTTTCATACTTTATTTTCTTACTTCTAGGGGTTGGTTTATATTTATGAACAGTAAAAAGAAATAAAAAAGATGTAAATGTAGTTACAAATTAAAATTAGTCTAGGTTGATCCTAGACTTTTTTAATTAAAATAGTGCCTAAATTGGCACTACTTAAATTATTTAACTAATAATGAATTTTCATCCATTTCAACTGGTTTTTGAACATGAATGTAGTCTAAAACTGTTGGAGCAACATTTGCTAATTTTCCGTCGTTTAATTTAACTGTTTTATCTGAACAAATTAACATAACTGGACTTGAAGTGTGTTTTGTTGCTGGTTTGCCGTTAGCATCTTCTGTGATTTCTGCATTACCATGGTCTGCTGTAATGAATACAGTAACATCATTTGCTTCTGCTCAATCAATTACACGTTTAATTTGTGTATCTAAGAATTCTACAGCTTTAATAGCAGCTGGTAAAACCCCTGTGTGACCAACCATATCTGGGTTAGCATAGTTCATAATTGT
The nucleotide sequence above comes from Mycoplasma sp. Pen4. Encoded proteins:
- a CDS encoding APC family permease, which gives rise to MNKTMSDKTFVLLSINYIIGFGFIATIIDIVKLGYLGLLVIFASAFIALVTTLVFARLSNEYKDEYGGSFIYAQKTGFKKFAFFTGWNQWIQIPLFSAAGPLFLERIANVFTDDTTILWIVRLVSVIFFIILILFSTYGFKFSRWAILITATVKWVILLLGIGILGYLTIANNGFANNFAQAKNTKIDTYLIFSNILFFMFAFGGIETIPNIAKDVKTNNIKRLIIIVFLAIFTFYIIGYILFLDTNLVQIDNNFIGIYRVVFGAASIFIFGAYLLTYNIASTLTSANVYSRNIVALAEQGYLPMQLAKTNKNNEYKNAIWFNTILIIIAMILFNILPNLFPKISLFKEVINLGTISFLFQYLIAYITAFILERQNKISRIPIYEKILYVLSSMLIISVILVYELPFIVGAEWTTGNTVSIVSYFIFLLLGVGLYLWTVKRNKKDVNVVTN